From the bacterium genome, the window GAATGCGGCGTCTGCGGTTCTTCCATTCGCAAACGCTGGATGCGCCTGCGTCCGAGTTCGAGAACGGTCGCCTCGAAGGAACCGACGCTGACCGCATCTCCCTTACGGGGTAGACGGCCCAGGCGCGCCGTGACGTGGCCTCCGATCGTGTCCTCGGCTTCCTCCTCCTCGGCGCTGAGCTGGATCCCGAGGCGATCGCAGACTTCGGGAAGGGCGACCCGTCCGGACAACTCGAAACGGCCGTCACCGAGATCGACGAAAGAGACCTCCGGGTTGTCGAACTCGTCACCCAGGGGTCCGACGATCTCTTCCAGGGCGTCTTCTCGAAAGGCCAGGCCCAGGGCCGTACCACGCTCGTCGAGGACGACCGCGCAATGCGCCTGCTTCTGCTGGAGCTCGAGAAGGAAATTCGAGACCGACATCGTATCTGGAACGAAGACGGCTGGGCGGGCGAGGGCGGCGAGGTCCAGGGCTTCGCCGGCCAGGGAGCGGTCGAGTACATCCTTGGCGTGAACGAAGCCCTGCACGCTGTCGAGCCCGATCTCGCAGAGTGGAAGGCGGCTGTGGCGCATTTCGCGGATGAGATGGAGGTTCTCTTCCGCTGATTTTTCGAGGGAGAGGTATTGGACGTCGATGCGCGGCACGATGAGGTGTCGCACTTCGAGCCCGATCATGCGGAATACGTTGGCAGTCAACTCGTATTCGCGATCCGAGATCTCCCCGGTGCTGGCCGAGAGCGAGAGGATGCTGCGGATCTCTTCCGCCGTGTGTGAGTCTTCGTGACCATGCTCCGAAGACAATCCGGCCAATCGCAGCATCCAGTTCGAGAGCGCATTGATCGCGGTGATGAACGGCCCGAGTGCAAAGGTGAAGGCGCGCAGGATCCGGCCCGTCTGGAGGGCCGTGGTTTCGGCGCGGCGAAGAGCCCACATCTTCGGTGCCTGCTCGCCGACGGTCATGTGGAGCGCGGTGATGACGAAGAATGCCAGGCCGATCGAGACGAGGGGCAACCAACTCGCCTCTGCGGAGACATCCGCGCCGAGGCCCCTGGCTGCCGCGATGATCAGCACGGAAACGGCTGGCTCGCCGAGGGCGCCGAGGATCAGGCTCGCCAGCGTGATGCCCAGCTGGCACGCCGTGAGGTAGCGATCCAGGTGGGCCAGGATGTGTTGGACGGCGGCCGCGCTGCCGCGCCCCTGTTGGGCCAGCTGATCGATCCGTGAGGCACGGACCTTCACGAGGGCGAACTCGGTCGCGACGAAGAAGCCGTTCAGGGCGACGAAAAAGAGGGTGGCGCCCAGGCGCCAGGCGACACCGAGCGCATCGAGATCGGAGCTGGCGTGTTCCATCGGAAAGATCCCGCCCTGCGGAGGCGCCCATCATAGCGGCCGAGATCGGCTAGTCTGCGCCCGGGGGAATACCAGCATGCGACACTTCTGCTTCCTTGTCCTCGGACTGAGCCTGCTCTCGGGCTGTGTGATCGGCACCTACTCCGAGGGCAAGCCCGTCGACGCGACGAAGGTCGGCGACATCCAGGCCGGGACGACCACGAAGGCCGATCTGCTGGCCTGGTTTGGTCCGCCCAGCAACTTCTCGGATGCGTCTCTTCTCGAGGATCTGATCCTCTCCGAAGAAACGACCGGCGGGCCTGGAGGGGGCGCTCCGCGTCGCTTCTCGGATATCCTGGCGTGGCAGGCCAACGAGGGACGCCTCAGCGGAATCGTCACGATCCTCTTCAACAGCCTGACCATCCACGCAGATTCGGATCTGCTGGTCGTCTTCTTCGACGATGACGATGTGGTCCAGTACTTCGGCTTCCGCCAGAGTCGGGAGCGCGAATGATGCGCTTCGCTTCACTGGGCCTGGTTCTCTTTCTCGGTCTGAGCCTGGGCCTGGGTACGGCTTGCAGCATCACGCGGATCTACCGGGGATCGCCCATCCGCGCGGTGCCCGATGAGGTGCTCCAGGCTGGAGTCACCAACAAAGCCCAGGTCCTCCAGATCCTCGGGCCGCCGGATCGCATTGTTCGCCAGCACGACGGCGATGCCTTTCTCTACCGATTCGTGCGTCGGAACGTCGACGCGCTGGAGCTCGAAGAGCCGGTCTTCACGAACATCACATTCTTCTCCTTCACGAGGAACGAGCAACGAGCCGACCTCCTGCTGGTGCTCTTCGACAAGGAAGGCGTGGTCGCGAGCTGGGGGATCCGGCGCAGCACGGAGGAGATCGGGGCGCTCTAGGGGCACCGGGAACCGGTGGGGCCCCTCGTTCGCGGCGGCGGATCCATTCCGGTAGCCTCCGCCTTCCGCTGCGTGGCCCAGTAGCTCAGCTGGATAGAGCACCAGCCTCCGAAGCTGGGGGTCGCAGGTTCGAATCCTGCCTGGGTCACCACATTTTCCGCGGACTTACGCGGTTTCAGGTTCCGCTGAAGACTCCCTGTGATTCTATTTCAGGAATCACGAGTCCCAGCTCCAGGAACTCCATGTCTTCGCCGTCGTGAGGCATGACGTGGGCGTAAGTGCGGGAGGGTCAGTCGGGGTTCTGCGTGGCCGAGCTGCGTTGCTGCCCAGCTCACGCTCTTGCCCACTTGGAGCGCCAGCGTGGCCCAGGTGTGCCGGAAGTCGTGCACGCGCAGCGGCCTGATTCCGAGCGCCTTGAACTCGTCGCTCTAGCGAAGTCGTTGCCACGCACGGGAGAGCTTCGTCTCCTGCATGCGCCGCCGCCCGGTCCGATCGGTGACCGCCCAGGCCGCATCGCGGGGCAGCGTTCAAACGTGGCGCCGCAAGAGCTCGACCAAGGACCTGAGGGATCGCGATATCCCTGGGGCCCCCTTTGAGCCTGGAGCGCTTTCCGTGTTTGACCCAACGACGGATGTCGAGCCGTCCATGCGCCAGGTCCGCGCGCGCGGGCTTCAGGGCCAGCATTTCTCCGCGCTGCACTCCCGCGTACGCCAGGATGGTCGAGTGTCGTGTCCTTCAAGGTCACGCCGTTGGTGTGGAACCAAT encodes:
- a CDS encoding HlyC/CorC family transporter → MEHASSDLDALGVAWRLGATLFFVALNGFFVATEFALVKVRASRIDQLAQQGRGSAAAVQHILAHLDRYLTACQLGITLASLILGALGEPAVSVLIIAAARGLGADVSAEASWLPLVSIGLAFFVITALHMTVGEQAPKMWALRRAETTALQTGRILRAFTFALGPFITAINALSNWMLRLAGLSSEHGHEDSHTAEEIRSILSLSASTGEISDREYELTANVFRMIGLEVRHLIVPRIDVQYLSLEKSAEENLHLIREMRHSRLPLCEIGLDSVQGFVHAKDVLDRSLAGEALDLAALARPAVFVPDTMSVSNFLLELQQKQAHCAVVLDERGTALGLAFREDALEEIVGPLGDEFDNPEVSFVDLGDGRFELSGRVALPEVCDRLGIQLSAEEEEAEDTIGGHVTARLGRLPRKGDAVSVGSFEATVLELGRRRIQRLRMEEPQTPHSPADEAP